From a region of the Streptacidiphilus albus JL83 genome:
- the zwf gene encoding glucose-6-phosphate dehydrogenase produces the protein MVNAWLNPLRDPADRRLPRIAGPSGLVIFGVTGDLSRKKLMPAVYDLANRGLLPPGFSLIGFARRDWEDEDFAQVVHDSVKEHARTPFREEVWQQLAKGMRFVQGEFVDNDAFEKLRETIEELDKAQGTGGNFAFYLSVPPKFFPQVVEQLKAHGLADPPKGSWRRAVIEKPFGHDLASATELNRVVHSVFPRDEVFRIDHYLGKETVQNILALRFANAMFEPIWNRSYVDHVQITMAEDIGIGGRAGYYDGIGSARDVIQNHLLQLMALTAIEEPASFHPKALVAEKLKVLSAVKIPKDLGLHTVRGQYTHGWQGGEEVLGYLEEEGIDPKSTTDTYAAVKLEINNRRWAGVPFYLRTGKRLGRRVTEIAVVFQRAPYLPFDSSATEELGQNALVIRVQPDEGVTMRFGSKVPGTSMEVRDVSMDFAYGESFTESSPEAYERLILDVLLGDANLFPRHQEVEESWKILDPIEEYWDKHGKPAPYESGTWGPAEADEMLARDGRSWRRP, from the coding sequence GTGGTCAACGCCTGGCTCAACCCACTGCGTGATCCGGCGGACCGGCGGCTGCCGCGCATCGCCGGACCGTCCGGTCTGGTCATCTTCGGCGTGACGGGCGACCTGTCGCGCAAGAAGCTGATGCCGGCCGTCTACGACCTGGCCAACCGCGGCCTGCTGCCGCCGGGCTTCTCGCTGATCGGGTTCGCCCGGCGCGACTGGGAGGACGAGGACTTCGCCCAGGTCGTCCACGACTCGGTCAAGGAGCACGCCCGGACCCCCTTCCGCGAGGAGGTCTGGCAGCAGCTCGCCAAGGGCATGCGCTTCGTCCAGGGCGAGTTCGTCGACAACGACGCCTTCGAGAAGCTCCGCGAGACCATCGAGGAGCTGGACAAGGCCCAGGGCACCGGGGGCAACTTCGCCTTCTACCTGTCCGTGCCGCCGAAGTTCTTCCCGCAGGTGGTGGAGCAGCTCAAGGCCCACGGCCTGGCCGACCCGCCGAAGGGCTCCTGGCGCCGCGCGGTCATCGAGAAGCCCTTCGGCCACGACCTGGCCAGCGCGACCGAGCTCAACCGGGTCGTGCACTCGGTGTTCCCGCGCGACGAGGTCTTCCGGATCGACCACTACCTCGGCAAGGAGACGGTCCAGAACATCCTGGCGCTGCGCTTCGCCAACGCCATGTTCGAGCCGATCTGGAACCGGTCCTACGTCGACCACGTGCAGATCACCATGGCCGAGGACATCGGCATCGGCGGCCGGGCCGGGTACTACGACGGCATCGGCTCGGCCCGTGACGTGATCCAGAACCACCTGCTCCAGCTGATGGCGCTGACCGCCATCGAGGAGCCGGCCTCGTTCCACCCGAAGGCCCTGGTCGCCGAGAAGCTCAAGGTGCTGTCCGCGGTCAAGATCCCCAAGGATCTCGGCCTGCACACCGTGCGCGGCCAGTACACCCACGGCTGGCAGGGCGGCGAGGAGGTGCTCGGCTACCTGGAGGAGGAGGGGATCGACCCCAAGTCCACCACCGACACCTACGCCGCGGTGAAGCTGGAGATCAACAACCGCCGCTGGGCGGGCGTCCCGTTCTACCTGCGCACCGGCAAGCGGCTGGGCCGCCGGGTCACCGAGATCGCGGTGGTCTTCCAGCGCGCCCCGTACCTGCCGTTCGACTCCAGCGCCACCGAGGAGCTGGGGCAGAACGCCCTGGTCATCCGGGTGCAGCCGGACGAGGGCGTGACCATGCGGTTCGGTTCCAAGGTCCCCGGCACCTCGATGGAGGTCCGCGACGTCAGCATGGACTTCGCCTACGGCGAGTCCTTCACCGAGTCCAGCCCGGAGGCGTACGAGCGCCTCATCCTGGACGTGCTGCTCGGCGACGCCAACCTCTTCCCCCGGCACCAGGAGGTCGAGGAGTCCTGGAAGATCCTGGACCCGATCGAGGAGTACTGGGACAAGCACGGCAAGCCCGCCCCGTACGAGTCCGGCACCTGGGGACCCGCCGAGGCAGACGAGATGCTCGCACGAGACGGTAGGAGCTGGCGTCGGCCATGA